In the genome of Kitasatospora cathayae, one region contains:
- a CDS encoding helix-turn-helix domain-containing protein has product MPFSPEAARAHRAGLGLTPKQVAEGMAAHGVRLLAGHVLAWENGDLRPGEAEFVALARALWCPADQLMGGRPVSLRDHRLARELSPDLVAERVGVPLPAYRQAELTGHWDGDPDQTHALAQVLGLRLTELIEATGRGEALDRLLRQCVGSRWQPHLRPLAHLVPVPEADLAAVLPVLHQEHHVPSHWGATAQPRTPTPPLTPRFWHLLSTHNPAIPV; this is encoded by the coding sequence GTGCCGTTCTCACCCGAGGCAGCCCGCGCCCACCGGGCCGGCCTCGGCCTGACCCCCAAACAGGTCGCCGAAGGCATGGCCGCGCACGGCGTACGGCTGCTGGCCGGGCACGTCCTCGCCTGGGAGAACGGCGACCTGCGCCCCGGCGAGGCCGAGTTCGTCGCCCTGGCCCGCGCCCTCTGGTGCCCGGCCGACCAGCTGATGGGCGGCCGCCCGGTGAGCCTGCGCGACCACCGCCTCGCCCGGGAACTCAGCCCGGACCTCGTCGCCGAGCGGGTAGGCGTGCCGCTGCCCGCCTACCGGCAGGCCGAACTGACCGGCCACTGGGACGGCGACCCGGACCAGACCCACGCCCTCGCCCAGGTGCTCGGCCTGCGGCTGACCGAACTGATCGAGGCCACCGGGCGCGGCGAGGCCCTCGACCGCCTCCTACGCCAGTGCGTGGGCAGCCGCTGGCAGCCCCATCTGCGGCCACTCGCCCACCTGGTCCCCGTCCCGGAAGCCGACCTCGCCGCCGTCCTCCCCGTCCTCCACCAGGAACACCACGTCCCCTCCCACTGGGGCGCCACCGCCCAGCCCCGCACCCCCACCCCGCCCCTCACCCCCCGCTTCTGGCACCTCCTCAGCACCCACAACCCCGCCATTCCGGTCTGA
- a CDS encoding CDP-alcohol phosphatidyltransferase family protein, which produces MTVTDPETIVGLDDEETALRRRRWARDRELRAPRSPQHLSTADFLTLGNAVCGFLAIYSITTGVLIPHITNPDAAPDRHSAATAVTLLLIGSMCDLFDGLVARKLRSSALGAELDNLADLISFGIAPAYFVAVWGMVSQGSNRTLSALIALTVLLAVVLRLARFSAVKMRPGVFQGMPCPMGAMTVIAIVLLDPPFLPGLLAIFGAAYLMVSRIEYPKPQGLLATATLCWVVVAIGCLAAWATGLPGGDTLMHVGAFAQITLAAMAPLLVIRRKVGQKVGDVRARRAESRLG; this is translated from the coding sequence TTGACCGTGACTGATCCTGAGACAATCGTCGGCCTGGACGACGAGGAGACGGCCCTGCGCCGCCGCCGCTGGGCGCGCGACCGCGAACTGCGCGCCCCGCGCTCCCCGCAGCACCTGTCCACCGCCGACTTCCTGACCCTGGGGAACGCCGTCTGCGGCTTCCTGGCGATCTACTCGATCACCACCGGGGTCCTGATCCCGCACATCACCAACCCGGACGCCGCTCCGGACCGGCACAGCGCGGCCACCGCCGTCACGCTGCTGCTGATCGGCTCGATGTGCGACCTCTTCGACGGCCTGGTGGCGCGGAAGCTCCGCTCCTCCGCCCTCGGAGCGGAACTCGACAACCTGGCCGACCTGATCAGCTTCGGCATCGCGCCGGCCTACTTCGTCGCGGTCTGGGGCATGGTCTCGCAGGGCTCCAACCGGACGCTCTCGGCGCTGATCGCGCTGACCGTGCTGCTCGCGGTCGTCCTGCGGCTGGCCCGCTTCTCGGCCGTCAAGATGCGGCCCGGGGTGTTCCAGGGCATGCCCTGCCCGATGGGCGCGATGACGGTGATCGCCATCGTGCTGCTCGACCCGCCGTTCCTGCCCGGTCTGCTCGCCATCTTCGGCGCGGCGTACCTGATGGTCAGCCGGATCGAGTACCCGAAGCCGCAGGGGCTGCTGGCCACCGCGACGCTCTGCTGGGTCGTCGTGGCGATCGGCTGCCTGGCCGCCTGGGCGACCGGGCTGCCCGGTGGCGACACGCTGATGCACGTCGGCGCGTTCGCCCAGATCACCCTCGCCGCGATGGCGCCGCTGCTGGTCATCCGGCGCAAGGTCGGGCAGAAGGTCGGCGACGTCCGTGCCCGGCGGGCGGAGTCGCGGCTCGGCTGA
- a CDS encoding alpha/beta hydrolase family protein — protein MRWGTAAVVAAAAVGAGAAVLVIGRRASERMVHPRPGPAGPEAGPVVVHSLAAGRVTFSRRPESLRPGRWAVEWEDGGHAVVQEILHSDEQGVTRRLVRADRGTLTPGAEVRFTPRVHLGDPTTALGLAFTATAAEGELGRLPAWRLEGKRGTWVILVHGPEADRQQTLPVLPTLHRLGLPALAVTYRGDEGAPAAPDGYSHFGETEWRDVESAVRLALDSGAGRVILYGWSVGATTVLQTAARSAWAHAISGIILDSPVLDLPDAARRDAARAGFTGVAAELGALAAQGRTGVDLADSSRLAEGADLRVPTLVLHSPDDRIAPFSTVQRLAAARQDVVNLQRFPGAEHAALWNSAPDHYTELLRRWLTPLL, from the coding sequence ATGCGCTGGGGAACCGCAGCCGTCGTGGCGGCCGCCGCCGTCGGGGCCGGGGCCGCCGTCCTGGTGATCGGCCGCCGGGCCTCCGAGCGGATGGTCCACCCGAGGCCGGGCCCGGCCGGCCCGGAGGCCGGGCCCGTGGTGGTGCACAGCCTCGCCGCCGGCCGGGTCACCTTCAGCCGCCGCCCCGAGAGCCTGCGGCCCGGCCGTTGGGCCGTCGAGTGGGAGGACGGCGGTCACGCGGTGGTCCAGGAGATCCTGCACAGCGACGAGCAGGGCGTCACCCGGCGCCTGGTCCGGGCCGACCGGGGCACCCTGACGCCCGGCGCCGAGGTCCGCTTCACCCCGCGCGTGCACCTCGGCGACCCCACCACGGCGCTCGGCCTGGCCTTCACCGCCACCGCCGCGGAGGGCGAGCTCGGTCGGCTTCCCGCCTGGCGGCTCGAGGGCAAGCGCGGCACCTGGGTGATCCTGGTGCACGGTCCGGAGGCCGACCGTCAGCAGACCCTCCCGGTGCTGCCCACGCTGCACCGCCTCGGCCTGCCGGCCCTCGCCGTCACCTACCGCGGCGACGAGGGCGCCCCCGCCGCGCCGGACGGCTACAGCCACTTCGGCGAGACCGAGTGGCGCGACGTCGAGTCGGCGGTGCGGCTGGCGCTCGACAGTGGCGCGGGCCGGGTGATCCTCTACGGCTGGTCGGTGGGCGCCACCACGGTCCTGCAGACCGCGGCTCGTTCCGCCTGGGCGCACGCGATCAGCGGGATCATCCTGGACTCGCCGGTCCTCGACCTCCCGGACGCGGCTCGCCGCGACGCCGCCCGGGCCGGTTTCACCGGTGTCGCCGCCGAGTTGGGCGCGCTGGCCGCGCAGGGCCGCACCGGCGTGGACCTCGCGGACTCCTCCCGCCTCGCCGAGGGCGCGGACCTGCGCGTCCCCACCCTCGTGCTGCACAGCCCGGACGACCGGATCGCGCCGTTCAGCACCGTGCAGCGCCTGGCCGCCGCCCGCCAGGACGTGGTGAACCTCCAGCGCTTCCCGGGCGCCGAGCACGCGGCCCTGTGGAACTCGGCCCCCGACCACTACACCGAACTCCTCCGGCGCTGGCTCACCCCGCTGCTCTGA